The following are encoded in a window of Kitasatospora sp. NBC_01250 genomic DNA:
- a CDS encoding methylaspartate mutase produces MSGGGFGGFGAFVRRAHQAGELVVQPRMGMSDPELMRAGLLATKGAAGRTVGTVTLDSYTRVNDLESAELALLEGVSLNGYPIVSHDLETTRRVLDGIHGADFPVQVRHGSAAPLAIFRALMTVGLDASEGGPVSYCLPYGRIPLHESLANWERSCDLFSRLRELGREPHLETFGGCMLGQLCPPSQLVAISALEALFFHQHGLRSISASYAQQTHPGQDVEAVFALRRLCAELLPDTDWHVVIYAYMGVYPTTARGSLALLGGAAELAAATGSERLIVKTVAESVRIPTVAENVSALEHAAARAARTERVADDGGDSQTYAEAAALVSAVLNLDPDVGRAMLLAFQRGYLDIPYCLHPDNQGRTRSYLDGEGRLRWADIGRLPLAGVVEAGESHTVTSGELLGSLSYIRWKFDNEAIAAGQSHALAGGAA; encoded by the coding sequence GTGAGCGGGGGCGGGTTCGGCGGGTTCGGTGCGTTCGTCCGCCGGGCGCACCAGGCGGGTGAGCTCGTGGTGCAGCCCCGGATGGGGATGAGCGACCCGGAGCTGATGCGGGCCGGACTGCTGGCCACCAAGGGCGCCGCCGGGCGCACGGTCGGCACCGTCACGCTGGACAGCTACACCCGGGTGAACGACCTGGAGTCGGCCGAACTCGCCCTGCTGGAAGGTGTTTCGCTCAACGGCTACCCGATCGTCAGCCACGACCTGGAGACCACCAGGCGGGTGCTGGACGGGATCCACGGCGCGGACTTCCCGGTGCAGGTCCGGCACGGCTCGGCCGCGCCGCTGGCCATCTTCCGGGCGCTGATGACGGTGGGACTGGACGCCTCGGAGGGCGGCCCGGTCTCCTACTGCCTGCCGTACGGGCGGATCCCGCTGCACGAGTCGCTGGCGAACTGGGAGCGTTCCTGCGACCTGTTCAGCCGCCTGCGCGAACTGGGGCGGGAGCCGCACCTGGAGACCTTCGGCGGCTGCATGCTCGGCCAACTCTGCCCGCCCAGCCAGCTGGTGGCGATCAGCGCGCTCGAAGCGCTCTTCTTCCACCAGCACGGGCTGCGCTCGATCTCGGCCAGCTACGCCCAGCAGACGCACCCCGGTCAGGACGTGGAGGCCGTGTTCGCGCTGCGCCGGCTCTGCGCCGAGCTGCTGCCCGACACGGACTGGCACGTCGTCATCTACGCCTACATGGGCGTCTACCCCACCACGGCGCGCGGATCGCTGGCGCTGCTCGGCGGTGCGGCCGAGCTGGCCGCCGCGACCGGCTCGGAGCGGCTGATCGTGAAGACCGTCGCCGAGTCCGTGCGGATCCCGACGGTGGCGGAGAACGTCAGCGCGCTGGAGCACGCGGCGGCGCGCGCGGCCCGCACCGAGCGGGTCGCCGACGACGGCGGCGACTCGCAGACCTACGCGGAGGCCGCGGCGCTGGTCTCCGCGGTGCTGAACCTGGACCCGGACGTCGGGCGGGCGATGCTGCTGGCGTTCCAGCGCGGGTACCTGGACATCCCCTACTGCCTGCACCCCGACAACCAGGGGCGCACCCGCAGCTACCTGGACGGGGAGGGGCGGCTGCGCTGGGCGGACATCGGCAGGCTGCCGCTGGCCGGGGTGGTGGAGGCCGGCGAGTCCCACACCGTCACCTCCGGCGAGCTGCTGGGGTCACTGTCCTACATCCGCTGGAAGTTCGACAACGAAGCGATTGCCGCCGGGCAGAGCCATGCGCTCGCCGGCGGTGCCGCCTGA